One Tistrella mobilis DNA segment encodes these proteins:
- the ntrX gene encoding nitrogen assimilation response regulator NtrX, giving the protein MPSDILIVDDEDDIRHLVAELLRDEGYTARTARNSDEALAEVAARLPDMVLLDIWLDGSRLDGMGILSEIVRDHPGLPVVMFSGHGTIETAVTAIREGAYDFIEKPFKSDRLLLVVRNAIEHAKLRREVADLKKRTGGDAELIGTSAAVRQLRHTIERVAPTNSRVLVTGPAGAGKEVAARRIHTQSRRADAPFVVLNCAIMTPDRVEAELFGAEPGALGPDTPRKLGLFEQAHSGTLFLDEVSDLPMETQGKVVRALHEQRFTRLGGERPIEVDVRVVAATNRDLASEIQSGRFREDLFYRLNVVPLRVPSLKERRDDIPELARHFMARAAAMSGLPPRSLGADALAVLQAGEWPGNVRQLRNVIEWLLIMAPGDAQTEIRAEMLPPELGAGAPALVNPSEDGEIMGLPLRDAREVFERNYLKAQVARFNGNVSRTASFVGMERSALHRKLKSLGINTSS; this is encoded by the coding sequence ATGCCATCGGACATTCTGATCGTCGATGACGAAGACGACATCCGGCACCTGGTCGCTGAACTGCTCCGCGACGAGGGCTATACCGCCCGGACGGCGCGCAACAGCGACGAGGCGCTGGCCGAGGTCGCGGCCCGGCTGCCCGATATGGTGCTGCTCGATATCTGGCTCGATGGCAGCCGGCTCGACGGCATGGGCATCCTGTCCGAAATCGTGCGCGACCATCCCGGCCTGCCGGTGGTGATGTTCAGCGGTCATGGCACCATCGAGACGGCGGTCACCGCCATCCGCGAGGGTGCCTATGATTTCATCGAGAAGCCGTTCAAATCCGATCGTCTGCTGCTGGTGGTGCGCAATGCCATTGAGCATGCCAAGCTGCGCCGCGAAGTGGCCGACCTCAAGAAGCGCACCGGCGGTGATGCCGAACTGATCGGCACCTCGGCCGCGGTGCGCCAGCTGCGGCACACGATCGAACGGGTGGCGCCGACCAACAGCCGCGTGCTGGTGACCGGCCCCGCCGGTGCCGGCAAGGAAGTGGCCGCGCGGCGGATCCACACCCAGTCGCGCCGGGCCGATGCACCATTCGTGGTGCTGAACTGCGCCATCATGACGCCAGATCGCGTGGAGGCGGAGCTGTTCGGCGCGGAGCCGGGAGCGCTTGGCCCCGACACGCCGCGCAAGCTCGGCCTGTTCGAACAGGCCCATTCCGGCACCCTGTTCCTCGACGAGGTTTCAGACCTGCCGATGGAGACCCAGGGCAAGGTGGTGCGTGCCCTGCACGAGCAGCGCTTCACCCGGCTTGGCGGCGAGCGGCCGATCGAGGTCGATGTGCGGGTGGTTGCGGCCACCAACCGCGATCTTGCAAGCGAGATCCAGTCGGGGCGTTTCCGCGAGGATCTGTTCTACCGCCTGAACGTCGTACCGCTCAGGGTACCCAGCCTGAAAGAACGGCGGGACGACATCCCCGAACTGGCGCGGCATTTCATGGCGCGGGCTGCGGCGATGTCGGGCTTGCCGCCCCGCAGCCTGGGTGCTGATGCGCTGGCCGTGCTTCAGGCCGGGGAGTGGCCCGGCAATGTCCGCCAGCTGCGTAACGTCATCGAGTGGCTGCTGATCATGGCGCCGGGCGATGCCCAGACTGAGATCCGGGCCGAGATGCTGCCGCCGGAGCTGGGGGCGGGTGCGCCCGCCCTGGTCAACCCGTCGGAGGATGGTGAAATCATGGGCCTGCCGCTACGCGATGCCCGCGAGGTGTTCGAGCGCAACTACCTGAAGGCCCAGGTCGCCCGCTTCAACGGCAACGTGTCGCGGACGGCGAGTTTTGTGGGCATGGAGCGCTCTGCGCTGCATCGCAAGCTCAAAAGCCTCGGCATCAATACTTCCTCGTAA